The Heptranchias perlo isolate sHepPer1 chromosome 18, sHepPer1.hap1, whole genome shotgun sequence genomic interval TTATTGGAGCAATCATTTTAGGATGTGGCATTTGGATCTTATGCGATGAGAACAGTTTTATTAGCACACTGTGTGAGTACTTTTTGTTACTGTACACTAAGGAGATATTGGGGGAAATGATAATGCAGAATAAGAGATTGAAAACTTTAAAGAGCTTCTTGTGTGACACTAACAATTTTTTTACATACTACAAAACAATTCACTGAGATTAAGTGCAATACATTTACCCATACATCAAATACAACTTGGCTTATGGCCGTGTATGTATATAATTACCAATGGGGAGTGGTGAAATATCATGCACCTAAAGAGATTATTTTCTGGATCTCATCATTCCAAAGTGCATGCTgtcaataataaaataaactaattCATACTCACTAAGTAATACTTGTCATGGGTATATATTGACGTCATTAGCATTATTCTGGGTTAAAAATAAGCCACTGAATATTAGACACCAAGGGCTGGACTCTCTGTGATTCCACCTGAAATTGGGCAAGATCAaggaagagaatgagagaaaattCAGGCGGGGTGACCTATTGATCCAGGAAATTGGGTTACTCTTCTGAATGTATTGGGGGGACAGGCAGAACTCCTGCCCAGCTGGTACACTGCCGCTGGGAAGAGAATCCCAGTCCAAATTTCATTCCACACATGTGGCATAAAAAGGACTGACAATTTAAATTCACGCAATGAGAAGAAAATGTGTATATTTAGATTAGCAAATAGGTTATTCTGCTTAGCAGTATACTTATtttgtttaacattttaaaaaacctgcattttccccatttacttcTGTGGAAGTTTATTCTATTGTAGCTCCACTTATACCGTTGAAATCTATTAATCGTTCATTCCTCAACTCACAACTAACCCATGCAAATATATTCTGAACTTTTGGAGCAGTTCCAAACAATCATtttattgcaaatgttaaaccacATATGAGGTATCATATCACagactttatatctgctcctgaTATAGGCCCCTGATGTCTAGAATAGTAGAGAACCAGTTCTACATTGTGCAGTAATATACCATTCTAACAACATATCAAATTATATAAGATTTGTGTCACAACAAAATGTGCTCTGCATTTTACTAATAAACAACAATTATTAAATGTAACTGAGGTAAGAAAAAATAGGATTAGTGCTCCACAGTGCAAGTATATTTGTGTCTCTGCCTGTATTATGTAACCAGATAATAATTGTTATCAAAATAATCCCTTCTGTTAGTGTTATCAATCAGTTGGTATGATCACATTGGAAATTCCTATCATGTGAATAGTCAATGCTGCCATTTTATGTGTAAAATTGTTCTAATTTTGCTATTCTGATATGAATGTGAACCTGAAAAGCTGCAGTTTGGAAAGACTAGGTCATTTGAAATTTATGAATGATAATATATGATTACTATTGTACTTATAGCTTTAATTTATCAATTTAATGCACAATGATAAGCTttgttttcaatgcaaagtttgaCACATGTTGGACAAACATGAAAGAGCATTTTAAGAGTTTCTGTACTAATTGCTTTCTCAACTATTCAGTCACTACAGATGATAAAGATAATGTCTTAAAGATTGCTGCCTACTGTTTCCTTGCGATTGGTATCGCTGTTATCGTAGTGTGCTTGGTGGGATGTATAGGAAGTATAAAAGAAGTGAAATGCTTGATTATTCTGGTAAGTTTTGTGCACATTAAAACTTCCTGGCATCAATGGCATTCTGTATGAAACAATAACATTCTGTATAGACTCTATTTTATAACAACATGCTTCTGTAAATATTGCATTAATATTATGTCTGACAATAGGAGATGCAATTTTCATTATTTTCCATTATTGGTCTTATAAACTGTTATTGAAGAAATATTAGATCACCCTTGGATAAATAACAATGATATGATTGCCTATTAAATCTTTGGTTTACTTCCCCAAGAATGAGAATTCAATTTTTTATTTACATTGTGTCCATATGAACTAAATTAAAATCTTTCCCATGGTGGTTATTGTTAGTTTAAACTTTTATGATGCACATTTATATTGGCATGCATTATTTTATTTAACTAAAGTATATATTAAGAATAAATGATAACAATAATGAATAATTTGATAGGTCCACATGTTTGGCCCCTTGTACCAAAACAATTACCACTGGGGTAAAATCTCCGCTATATTCACGCCATGCCATATATGATTGCCTCAgcattgttttaattttttttgttctcaGGAATGCCACATTTATTGCAGATGGGCCCTCTTCTTGAGTAGTAATTGTGTTTACAACTGAATGtttgcttggccacttcagagggtattaagagtcaatcactagtgtgggactggagtcacagaaaGAGTATATTGGGTAGGGGTGGCTGGTTCCCTTCACTGAAGGACATCAGCAAACCAATTGGCAGCTTTCATTGTCATTTTTCCTGGCACTagcttacacattaccagattttAGGGGGTATTTTATCTCCCGGGCGGAAAGCCGACAGGCCTGGTgaggcctggtccattttaacagccgggcctcattaacagcCAGCAGCCTGCCCAAAATGGGCAAGCAGAGCAGTTCGCTGGCTTTGGGCCTACAAAGATCGGGTATCTCGGAGACCACCAGGCAAGGAGTCAGGAAAGTCGTAGGGGGGTCTGGGAGAGTTTCTCAAGTCGGAGGGGAGGTAGAGATTTCTCTCTTTTtctggaggtaattttgactttgtgcaaaagtgtaaaatgggtgatagcgaatcggcagcaccttctacatctctcccgatttttatttccacttttattgacttcagtggaaataaaaatcgggagatttgtaaaatgggctgctgattcactatcacccattttacaccattgcacaaagacaaatttaccccctctctaatATGGCATCAAATAGTTCAACAGGTTAGGAAATGCTGTCAGAGGTGTTCACTCATTTATTGCTTTTTATTTTCAGTACTTATTATTTCTGATCCTTATATTCATTGTTCAACTTACTATTGGATTGGCTGTATTTTTTCAATATGATAAGGTAAGTATACATTTTGCTGTTATCATCTAATCCCAATCTATAATTAATTTATAGGATTATTATAAGTTAATAAATGGATTTAATCAAAGTGAAGATGGTTGATCTTAAGCTTCAGTTTGTTGTTGTATAATAAATTGGAGCTTTTTAAATAAGCTATATTCAGAGTTTATGCACAAGAAGATAATCAGTAATAAACGTTCTGATGATACTCTGTGTTGTCATGATCTTTGCCTGTTCCAGTTCACATAAACTGCCTCTAACTCACAATACATCCCCAGCAAAATGCTAGAACTCATCTATCCGCATTGTTAAGTGTTTAATGCAACAGTGAAAAAACAGAACTTTATACAGTAAAGTGAGTGAAAACACTAATATTAAATATGGGAAAATTATCTTCAGTCATTGCTACATCTCTCCAGCATTATGATGCCACTCATTTGTGTTTAATATTGATGTTATCATATACCAGATATGCAAGTCCTATATATTGAAATAATGATTAATTTCACAGGAacaagattttttaaattataaactTTCAGAGACATGTATTTTAAATACAGTTCTGTTcagtatttaaaaaaagaattactTCATCTACTGGTTTCTGAATAGGGCATGTATTGTTTCCCATTCAAATCCCCTCTTCCATcacatgattattttaaaaatgtgtgtTATTTTAATGTTGCAAATGCTCCATTCCTGCTATGCAACATTTACAGACACTGTTTAGCAAAGAGGCTGGTGGCAGTCTTAACCCAAATGACAGCCAGGAGCCTCAATAGTGGAATGCAAAAGTAGGAACAGTGGCACAGGATGGATGTAACAAAACCTGAAGTTCCAGTGTGTCTCAAAACCATAGTGAACTTAAAAACCATCCAAACTTCACCCTGTTTGTAACATTATCTGAACCAGTTGATGCAGTTTTATGGCACTTTCTCATTTTCTCCATATTCAATTGTATAATTAGAATGACTCCTAATGCGTATGTGCCACAACAGAGCTATTCATGAGTCACCATTGCACTAAGTACTCTTCCGTGTGGGTGTACTGCTTTCTCTTCACCCGCCCTCCCCCCCGCAACATATGGCAAAAACACTAAGTGACGTCTCAGTGGGCTGTTACTTTTTCTTCAGTGAATTAATCATAAGTGCTTTAAATGGAGTAAAAAGATTGTTCTTGACTGTACTGATGTCATTATATCATGTACATAAGAAATTAATTGCCAGTTTGTAATGCCTTTCAGAAACCTTCTTGTGAGTCAGTGTTTTGTGTTAAGAaacacctggggctcgattttaaaatgaatgtgcgggtgcgttgggaggggggtgaagaaaATCGGGATTTCCAGTAGTGGGcagaaatcctggctccaacaagCCTAAAAACgcacacgacccagagtcatctggataTGCGCGCCATTCCCGAAGCCGGAAGTccggctggcaattaaagccagtgggatgatatttaaagcagtaatttaagtacttaaagtacttgaaatgtacataaatctaattaagagtgaaggcaagcgatttcaacgctgcctcagcgtgtttcccgtgctgtgtgaaacatgccgtggtgaaggagtcgtgtttcagccggcagccatttggccatttaaatccctgtttgacagatggggataaaaggtgagttattgcagcagggcactcagttctctcagacaaacatttggctgcaagttctttgtgtttagactgaaaattcttgatttccactcagaattgttctgtttacacatatttaccaactttccaGAACCCCTCCAACTGACACcaccaggatgggggggcgcgatggctgcattcaccagtacatccgaggacgaggaacatcaccatcctcaccaggcacggcgtgcacttccgccacttgcagctctacacagtgctgcgccacaggcacctgcacaagagcacagaggggaacaacagagggagcgacatcgcaggaggcaccaccctcgccagaggttctacagaccaaggctcagcttcctagacctctctgaggagcggtGCATATGGAGACTGaaagtgagttgccaggtggtcgcagacatctgcagcctccttcatgacgagctgctcccggctgggcctagcggcatctcattacccgttgctgttaaagttaccactgccctcaaattcttcgcttccggatcattccagggtgccaccagtgacatcaccggggtctctcagtcttctgcacacaagtgcataaggcaggacacctgccttatgcacttgtgtgcagaagactgagagatggtgatgttgctcgtcctcggatgtagtggtgaatgatccggtttgtttcgcagggcctcacaatatgtcaacttccccatggatgacgtcagccagacagagagggcagtgggattccactctggctggcttcccacatgtacagggtgcaatcgattgcacaaatATAGCAATCCgcgcacctccacatgagccaggactgttcatcaacaggaaggggtatcactccatcaaagcTCAGCtttttgtgaccaccacaaaagatttcttcatttgtgcatcagattccctggcagctgccatgattcgttcattctgagggaatccaacatcctgggcctcttccacacactgaacagccttaagggctggctcctcggggacatgggatagcccctgcacacatggctcatggcacctctgaggaaccccatcagcgaggaacagcattgatacaacaacagccacatcgccaccaggtctattatTGAACATGCGAATGGGTGCTCAaaatgcgattttggtgcctcgatcgttctgggggagtgcttcaatatgaACCAGCAAGAGTGGGTCGCGTAATAGTagagtgttgtgtcctgcacaacatggcgcaacagagagggtaccgattgatgaggccccatgccctcatccaccatccacattgaggaggagcaggagcagcagcagcaggaggaggaggaggaggaggaagacaaacccatgggcagagcagcagctcacctggctactCGTGAGGCCAGGGTGTCACTCATTCActtatatgtgaacggttctcgtaagatcagagagtgagaagtgtccagtcctcactccacctggaaagaccagcgccaacatcagccaccccccagcccccccccgcATAAAAGAGTCcagcaactatacatacacccattgtaaagtgacccacttggtggcatcaagtgtcgccgttcatggtgaagcacatgaaagggcattatcacCAAAGCCAGTCAAGgggagaatgggcaagacgtggcagtagtggtgagaatggtaacatttaatgtgactttaacatgaaccaaatataaatgcaaaacatgacagtctgtcagacatccttgtgcgtaccctttgtgatcacaaatccttagcttttctcttcctaccgcttctacgtggtgcatcccccatggctgcagcagaggtagtgcagGTTGCTCATGACCATGACCGGACTGCTTAGGTGCTTTCAGATTATGCCAACTGGGTTTTGGaggccgtgagggcccctccaaagactgctccacctgcacctgtgcaggggctgactcggccacctggagtgaaggcagcattgtgggtactggttgagaggggggcaacaggtgagatgtgggagcactttgaatggcgtccccacttccatgtccccttttgccatcatccctttcctggaccaggcccacatcactcctaccaccctgcaggagaacagtttggaggacatttatgatgccttggaagtccAGTtgtgaagtttctgtctgcctatttaaggcggcagaatgttgttcaccatgagtccgaacggtcattgtcagggcctgaatggactcatttgtgagccgtgcttgaagctcaatggagcctagccttctctccatcgcagacattcctgcacttacctgcaactctatctcagacatttcaacagttacgtgcgacactatctcagacagttcctcacgtccctgtgacactatctcagagattccctcacgtacctgtgccaccatttcactaatgcaggaattggactcctccatcctctgcgctattgtgaagagtgtgcgtggcacctgttccataacctcgcaaatgtgctgctgtccctcaatcattctccttttaaaggatggcccccagggttcagcatctgtgtccagctgaacagagcctggagaggagtgcgcccaccgacgcagactctccacagctgcccctgccaccagtgcctgcttgtgctcacttgtgtgtggtgactcaccaggtgccaacccaactaaatgGCTacaaggacccaccgaggtgccagtgtctgcgctggtggatggctcgctaagatgtgacggtgcgccctcagagaccGGGAGCTCCTCTAAGGAATCACCCTCTAACGTCACttcggtcattgaagggcctggaagagaacagacggcaatattaagcatcatcgcagatgtgtcatgttgtgatgagcatactgaggtgttcaacataccaatcattgttaacatcaattcatgttgtgtgtaatgaatgttaaagttgtgtcaccagatgtttgtggtgtTCCAGTTTCGCTGTCCCCGACGGAGAGGCACTTGAggttgcggctgatctccagggcctcctcctccacctctgtgaggaccactatttgttgtggcccccatCCAGCCCTCGCCCACTCACgagcattttgcgctctcttctcctagaaggggagaaagtacagacgtgtgatgGTGATGTGGTCAGCATTGGTTTggggaggctgaccgtgaaagagatgtatcaaagggtgagtatgagacagagacatcacattggatcaggattggggtgagtggtagtggtggggtcacaaatggggaggtgaggaagtgctcaggaagtgaaggtaagttgaggatgaaccttaagtgggtgtgaggagtgatgtgatggagtagtcttggcagtgcagaatgagttggaggtccggggtgggggtgatgtgcgACAAGGAATGCAggaaatcagtaagtgtactcacttatccactggagcaatggccctttaaagccagatgctccagctgacagcctgtcatgcgggtccACAGTCCGGCctctgtgcagctttcggacggcaaacctgaaAACaaggttaagggccaccaattaagttgcgatcgagtggggaatggtaagtttttattattcgggtttgctgcgcgcccattgacccaACTGTTGCCAGCCCGCCactcttttaaaatcgagcccctgatgtTCAGTACATTAATACAGAACTGACAGGCAGAACCACAATGTCAGTGGTTGACTCACTGTATATGTTGTTGTGTTATTGATTTAATTGCTAGCAGTGAATGGTCACTGTCTCAGAGTCTGTTTGTGCAACAACAAAGATATTGTCTTCTGTCTCTTTCACTCAGCAGCAGCTCTGTTGTGTTGCTGACCTTTGAAAGAAAGTTCAATCcaaatatatttaattttaacAGGTTGTATCTGTGATGGATGAGAAAACCATTGAGGTCATTAAACATTACAGCAATGACAGCTTGAAATTGAACCTTTTGGATGTCATACAGAAAGAAGTAAGTTTACAAAAACCAAACACACaaacaacaataattaaaatgttCTAACCTACAGGTTCACTCCCTTTGCCATAGCTATTACCATTCCTGATTACCTTGAAGAATCATGTAATGGGAATGTTACAGAACAAACATTTTATTAACAGGCAGTCCGCAAGCAAGTCTGAGCCCCCTTGATGTGCATTAGAGTAGCAGGTCATGCTCACAACATATTACAATATAGCGTACATCCACTGCATATCATACATCCTTACAATATTATTCAAAGTAAAGCAACTCTCTACTGAGCACCATTTTTTCCATGCCCCATTTTGTACCTGCAAGTTTCAAGCACACAAATTGTCCCTTCTATTCTGATGTGGTGACCAGCCTTACTTGTCAGCACTTGTTAAGCTTGACCAAGTTCTGGGGAGGACTATTCAGACTGCCTTCTTTTCCTTTGGCTCCAGGCCCCTCAAAGTTCAAGTTCTATGGCTGCACTCAGGGTTCTCTGCGTGCTCTTTCTTCTTTCAGACTTGCTCTCTTCCTCAGGGATCCTTCTCATCGTTTTCCCCTCCTACCTGAAGGCCTACTTGCGCTGAGCTCTGACTCTGGTTGCCTGTAAACTCAATTTCCTTGGATTCACTGGGAGAGAGATTTTTCTAATCCAACCGGCATAGGgctctgatttgcatatttaaacagccgcCTACCTATTTTAGGAGGGCGAGTTACTTGCCTATTAAAAGGCCCACCTGTAAATTACAGGGGTAAGGGCCTGATGTTCGAAGGGGACCAACAGCAGTTTTGGGTTTAGGCTCTGTTTACCCCCAATGCTGCCATATCTCAACAACCCGCAATGCTTCAAAACCTCCTCCCAAGTCCTGCTGGATCACAGTATCTCTCTCCTCAGACTTCCTCCATTCCCCACTCCGAGAACCCATGACTCCCCCTCAGTCAAAGGGACAAACCCCGAGACCACATCCCCAGCGTTGCCGCATCCCATAACTGTCCCCAAGTGCTCCCAGACCCTGGAAGCCCACCTCAAAGTACAGCTACACCCTGAGATTCCATCCCAGTGCTGTCAGATCCTGGAGCCACCCCCAATGCTGACAAGTCAGTGTTCTCGGTAATACCATTTTGCATAATACCCCTATTCTTAGAAATCATACAACGCACAGCAAGCAACACTACAGGAGGTCTAGTAGTAAAATAAA includes:
- the LOC137334958 gene encoding CD82 antigen-like — protein: MKSETKIQVLKYFLNLFNGIFLIIGAIILGCGIWILCDENSFISTLFTTDDKDNVLKIAAYCFLAIGIAVIVVCLVGCIGSIKEVKCLIILYLLFLILIFIVQLTIGLAVFFQYDKVVSVMDEKTIEVIKHYSNDSLKLNLLDVIQKEFQCCGYYNSTDWEQNELILSTKILPCSCTNYTVADFTSFCPVTESSYIYPQGCKTDIKEWLDNNIFTVLGTAVALLLIQILQFIMGVYLFKYIKKRNVI